From a region of the Mercurialis annua linkage group LG1-X, ddMerAnnu1.2, whole genome shotgun sequence genome:
- the LOC126656853 gene encoding endoglucanase 25-like, which produces MSMYGRDPWGGPLEINTADSATDDDRSRNLNDLDRAALSRPLDETQQSWLLGPTEQKKKKKYVDLGCIIVSRKIFVWTVGTLLVCAVLSGLITLIVKTVPRRHHSKPPPDNYTLALHKALTFFNAQRSGKLPKHNNVSWRGNSCTNDGKSATGTIFKDLAGGYYDAGDAIKFHFPKSFALTMLSWSVIEYSAKYEAAGELNHVKDIIKWGTDYLLKTFNHTADTITTIAAQVGSGDTSGGSSNPNDHYCWMRPEDIDYPRPVTECHGCSDLAAEMAAALAASSIVFKDNKAYSQKLVHGAKTLFKFSRDQRGRYSAGGAEASVFYNSTGYWDEFIWGGSWLYYATGNDTYLQLVTTPGIAKHAGAFAGGPFYGVLSWDNKLAGAQVLLSRLRLFLSPGYPYEEILRTFHNQTSIIMCSYLPIFTSFNRTRGGLIQLNHGAPQPLQYVVNAAFLATLYSDYLEAADTPGWYCGPDFYSTNVLREFAKTQIDYILGKNPKKMSYVVGFGNHYPKHVHHRGASIPKNKIKYNCKGGWKWRDSSKPNPNTIIGAMVAGPDKHDGFHDVRTNYNYTEPTLAGNAGLVAALVALSGDRTTGIDKNTIFSAVPPMFPTPPPPPAPWKP; this is translated from the exons ATGAGTATGTACGGCAGAGATCCGTGGGGAGGCCCGCTGGAGATTAACACGGCGGACTCCGCGACGGACGACGACAGGAGCCGCAACCTAAACGACCTGGACAGAGCCGCTCTCTCCAGACCATTAGACGAGACGCAGCAGAGCTGGCTGTTAGGACCCACAGagcaaaagaagaagaagaagtacgTGGATCTAGGCTGCATCATTGTCAGCCGCAAGATCTTCGTCTGGACGGTCGGCACTCTCCTCGTCTGCGCTGTCTTGTCCGGCTTAATTACCCTCATCGTCAAAACAGTGCCTCGCCGTCACCACTCTAAACCCCCGCCGGACAACTATACCCTCGCCCTCCACAAGGCCCTCACCTTCTTCAATGCCCAGCGCT CTGGTAAACTCCCCAAGCATAATAACGTGTCGTGGCGGGGGAATTCTTGCACCAACGACGGTAAATCCGCTACCGGTACTATTTTTAAGGATCTTGCCGGTGGGTACTACGATGCCGGCGATGCTATTAAGTTCCATTTCCCTAAGTCTTTTGCTTTGACTATGCTTAGTTGGAGTGTGATTGAATATAGTGCTAAGTATGAAGCTGCTGGTGAGCTTAATCATGTTAAGGATATCATTAAGTGGGGTACTGATTATCTTCTTAAGACCTTCAATCATACGGCTGATACCATCACCACTATCGCCGCTCAGGTCGGTTCTGGGGATACGTCTGGAGGGAGTTCAAACCCGAATGATCACTATTGCTGGATGCGTCCCGAGGATATAGATTATCCGAGACCTGTTACCGAATGTCATGGCTGCTCCGATCTCGCTGCTGAAATGGCTGCAGCCCTTGCTGCTTCTTCCATTGTTTTTAAGGATAACAAGGCTTACTCGCAGAAACTTGTCCATGGGGCTAAAACACTCTTTAAATTCTCCAGGGACCAGCGAGGTCGATATAGTGCTGGTGGTGCTGAGGCTTCGGTTTTTTACAATTCAACAGGCTATTGGGATGAGTTTATTTGGGGTGGATCTTGGCTTTATTATGCTACTGGAAATGATACTTATCTTCAGCTTGTCACCACTCCTGGTATTGCCAAGCATGCTGGTGCCTTTGCGGGTGGCCCTTTCTATGGTGTTCTTAGCTGGGATAACAAGCTTGCTGGCGCTCAG GTGCTTCTTAGTCGTTTGAGATTGTTCTTGAGTCCTGGGTATCCATATGAAGAAATATTAAGGACTTTCCACAATCAGACCAGTATCATCATGTGCTCTTACCTACCAATTTTCACAAGCTTTAACCGAACCAGAG GAGGATTGATTCAATTAAACCATGGAGCACCTCAGCCACTTCAGTATGTTGTCAATGCGGCGTTCCTAGCCACCCTGTACAGTGATTATCTTGAAGCTGCAGATACTCCTGGATGGTACTGCGGGCCAGATTTCTACTCAACTAATGTCCTGCGTGAATTTGCCAAGACCCAG ATTGATTACATCCTGGGAAAAAATCCTAAGAAAATGAGCTATGTTGTGGGTTTTGGTAATCATTATCCAAAACATGTCCACCACAGAGGTGCATCCATCCCTAAGAACAAGATCAAGTATAACTGTAAAGGAGGATGGAAGTGGAGGGACAGCTCAAAGCCAAACCCAAATACGATTATCGGAGCCATGGTTGCTGGTCCTGATAAGCATGATGGTTTCCATGATGTCCGTACGAACTACAATTACACAGAGCCAACTCTTGCCGGCAATGCAGGTTTAGTTGCAGCACTTGTGGCTTTGTCTGGTGATAGAACTACTGGGATTGATAAGAACACAATATTCTCAGCAGTTCCTCCAATGTTTCCCACTCCACCACCACCTCCAGCACCCTGGAAACCATGA
- the LOC126664561 gene encoding uncharacterized protein LOC126664561: protein MNKLSRGNRDKVQQFMAITGISEKAALQALKASDWHPEGAFEVFYNHPQIKTFTDTKRLEDLYNRYKDPYVDMVLVDGITLLCNDLQVDPQDIVMLVVSWHMKAATMCEFSKQEFLGGLQALGIDSLEKFRERIPLMRSELKDEQKFREIYNFAFGWAKEKGQKSLALDTAIGMWQLLFAEKQWPLVDHWCQFLQARHNKAISRDTWSQLLEFTKIVDPTLSNYDAEGAWPYLIDEFVDYLNENQVIGA from the exons ATG AACAAGTTAAGCAGAGGCAACCGCGACAAAGTTCAGCAGTTCATGGCAATTACTGGGATAAG TGAGAAAGCTGCTCTACAGGCTTTGAAGGCCAGTGATTGGCATCCTGAAGGTGCATTTGAAGTATTCTACAACCATCCTCAGATAAAAACATTTACAgataccaaacgtttggaagATCTTTACAACAGATATAAAG ATCCTTATGTTGATATGGTACTGGTTGATGGCATCACTCTCCTTTGCAATGATCTCCAG GTGGATCCTCAAGATATTGTTATG CTAGTTGTTTCATGGCACATGAAGGCTGCCACCATGTGTGAATTCTCCAAGCAAGAATTTTTAGGCGGACTACAAGCACTAGG GATAGATTCTTTGGAGAAGTTCCGTGAAAGAATACCACTCATGCGATCTGAGCTAAAAGATGAAC AAAAGTTCCGTGAGATATACAATTTTGCTTTTGGCTGGGCAAAAGAAAAG GGTCAAAAATCTTTGGCATTGGATACAGCTATTGGAATGTGGCAGCTGCTGTTTGCTGAAAAGCAGTGGCCGTTGGTTGATCACTGGTGCCAGTTCTTACAG GCTCGGCATAATAAAGCAATCTCTCGGGACACGTGGTCTCAACTATTGGAATTCACCAAG ATAGTGGATCCAACTCTATCAAATTATGACGCTGAGGGTGCTTGGCCTTATCTTATTGATGAGTTTGTTGATTACTTGAATGAGAATCAAGTGATTGGAGCTTAA